In the genome of Betaproteobacteria bacterium, the window ACGGCGGAGCGGTAGCGCTCAAGGGAAAGTCGTTCGCTTCGCTCACGTTCGCCCCCGCGGGTCCATCATGTCGCGCAGCCCATCGCCGAGCAGATTGAAGCAGAACACCGCCAGCATCAGCGTCGCGCCGGGAAACAGCGCCACCCACCACTCGCCGGAGATGATGAAAGTCGCGCCTTCGGCCACCATCACGCCCCACTCGGCATCGGGCGGGCGCACGCCCAGACCGATGAACGACAATCCGGCCGCGTTCAGGATGGCCCACCCCATGTTGAGCGAGATCTGCACCATCATCGGCGGCAGCACGTTGGGAAAGACGTGCAGGGCGAGCACCTGCGCGTCGGAATTGCCCGCCAGGCGCGCGGCCTCGACGTAGCCCGCGTTGCGGCGCACGTTCACCTCGGCGCGCGCGACCCGGATGTAGAACGGCAGGTTGATGATCGCCGTGGCCAGCACGATGTTGGCCACGGTGTTGCCCAGCGCCGCGACGATTCCCATCGCCAGCACGAACAGCGGAAACGCCATGATGGTGTCGGCGAGTCGGCCGATGAGGCGGTCGGCCCAGCCGCCATGGAAGCCGGCGATACAGCCGAGCAGCGAACCGAGCGCGAACGAAGCAGCCACGGCGGACACGGCGATGCCGAAGTCCAGTCGGGTCGCCACGGCGATGCGCGACAGGATGTCGCGCCCGAGCGCATCGGTGCCGAACCAGTGGCTGCGCGACGGCGGCTGCAGTGCGGACTGGGTATTGGATGCGAGCGGATCGTACGGCGCGATCCAGGGTCCGAACAGCGCCAGCACGACGAAGCCCAGAAAGAGTACGAACGCGCCCAGCGTCACCGGGTTCTCGGTCGCGACATAGCGCACGTGGCGCCAGGTCGCACGCCAGCCCGGGGTGGCGGCGGCCGCAACAACCGCGGCCGCTAGGGTCGATGCGCGCATGTCCATGTCGAAGCCCCCGCGCTCAGCCTTCGAGGCTCGCCCGCGGATCGATCACCCCGTAGAGCAGATCGATGATGAGATTGAGCGCCACGTAGACCAGCGCCATCGTCAGCACGAAGCCCTGCACCGGGGCATAGTCGGAAGCGACCAGCGCCTCGATTACGTAGGAGCCGATGCCGGGCCAGGCGAACACCTTCTCCACCAGCACGTTCGATCCGAGCAGGAAGGAGAACACCATCCCGAGCGTCGTCACCACGGGCAGGAGCGCATTGCGCAACGCATAGGTGTACAGGACTTTCGCGCGCGAAAGCCCCGACGCGCGCGCCGTGCGGATGAAATCCGACGACAGCACCCCCAGCATCGATGCGCGCGTCATGCGCATGATCGGCGCCATCACGAACAACCCCAGCGTGATCGACGGCAGCAGCAGCTGGGAGGCGGCAGCGCCGAACAGCTCGAAGTCGCGCGCGAGCAGGCTGTCGATGAGATAGAGACCGGTGAGGTGCGGCGGCGGCGAGAACGCCACGTCGATGCGTCCCAGGGGCGAGGGCGCGATGCCGAGCAGGAAATAGAACACGTAGGCGAGGAGCAAGCCGGTGAAGAAGGTCGGCAGCGATACGCCGGCCGTCGCCAGCATGCGGCACAGGTGATCCAGCCACGAGCCGGGCCGGGTCGCGGCCAGGATGCCGAGCGGAACGGCGACCGCGAGCGCGAGCGCCAATCCGCACAAGGTGAGCTCCAGCGAGGCTGGCAGGCGCGTGGCGATCTCCTGCAGCACCGGCTGGCCGGTCGAGAGCGATGTGCCGAGGTCGCCGCGCGCGAGCTCCTTCAGGTACAGCCCGAACTGGTGCAGCAGCGACTTGTCGAGCCCGAGATGGACGCGAATCTGCTCGATCGCTTCCTGGGTCGCCGCCGGACCGGCGAAATAGGCGGCGGGATCGCCGGGGAGCGCGCGTGTGAGCACGAACGTGACGATCACCACGCCGATCACGTTCGGGATGGCGCCGAGCAGGCGCTCGCCGATCAACCTCGTCATGGCCTCACCACGCCTCGTTTCCCCTGCGACATGTCAGGCCTTGGCGATATCGCGATAGTCGGGCTGCAGGTGGAACCAGTAGCGATAGCCGCGAATGTTCTTTTGCATCGCGACGTCGCAATTGGGCTGGGCGATCGGAATGCGCGGCACGTCCGCGAAGGCCAGGGCGATGAAACCCTGCACGTCTTCCCGATAGCGCCTGGGGTCGGACTCGAAGCGCGCCGCATCGATCAGCTTGTCCATCGCCGGATTGCGATAGCTCATGGTGTTGAACACCGCGTTCTGGCCGTGATAGCACCAGAAGAAGAAGTACTTGCTCCGGCTTCTCGATCGAGCCCGCCTTCATCTGGAAGGTGGGAAAACCGCCGACGCTGACCATGCGCTCGAACGACCACTTCACATCGCGCGCAGTGACCGGCGCGCCGTCGTGAAACTTTGCGTCCTTGCGCAGCTTGAAGGTGGCCGACATCCCTCCAGATGCCACTTGCCAGATTTCGGCGAGCTCGGGCTCGAGCCTGGTGTGGTCGTACATCGAGCTGCCGTCAGGCATCTGCTTGCGCCCGAACGTGAGCAGCCGGTCGTAACAGACCCAGGACACGCCATAAGCCGGCCGGTTCGCCCCGACGGTATGGATGTCGAGGGAATTCGGACCCGTTTCGTTCGCAACGACCAAGAGCTCCTTGCGCCGATCGCTTTGCGCCCGCAGCGGCAACGGCACCACGAGACCGGCGGCCGCGGCTGCGGATCGCGTCATGAATTCGCGTCGTTTCATCTACTCTCTCCCAGGTTCGCCAAGGACATGCAACTCATCGTTTCGCCTCGCCGCGCGCGCACGCGCGAGCCCGTTGCGCCAGCCGCCCCATGCCGTGATGTCGCGCTCGGCGCAGACGCCATGCGGCTCGCATACGAATCCCTTCACCGGCCCGTCTCCTCCGCGAGCGGCGCAGGCAAGGGGTTGCCGCCCAGGCCGGCGGGCACGGCGAGCGCCGCATGCAGGCGCGATCCGAGCATCGCAAGCGCCCGCTCGCTGCAAGCGGGACCCACGAGGCTCAGGCCGAACGGCAGCCCGTCGCCGCGCATGCCGCCGGGAACGTTCACCGCGGCGAGCCCGAGCAGGTTGACGAAATTGCTGTAGTAACCGAGCCGAGTGTTCAACTCGAGCGGCTGCTGCTCGATCTCGTCCACGCGATAGATCGTCGGCGCCGCCGGCAATAGCAGGCAGCAGGCACGCTCCCACAGCCACTCGGTTTCGCGCCGCAGTGTCGCCAGACGATGAAACGCGCTGAACGCCTCGGTTGCGCTGATCGCGCCGGCGGCGCCAAGCGTGATTTGAATCGCGCCATGAACCGCTTCGGGGTGAGCATCCATGAAGGGCGCGATGGCAGCAGCGCGCTCGGCGATCCACGGACCCTCGTAGAGCATGCGCTGCGCTTCCATGAACGGCGCAAGATCGACCTCGATCACTTCCATTCCCAGCGCACGGCAGCGCTCGATGCCCGCCCGGTACAGCTCGGCGTAGTCGCGGTCGTCCCAGAACTGGCACTGGCTGCGGCGCGGAATCGCCACCGCATTTCCGGGTGCGAGGTGTCTCGTCGGCAGATCCCGGCGCGAGAACGGATCCTCGATATCGAACCCCGCCACGACGTCCAGGACTTCCAGTGCGTCGGCGCAATCGAGGGCGAAGATCGACACGCAGTCGAGGCTGCGGCATGCAGGCACTACGCCGCGCGTGCTGACGAGCCCGGGCGTGGGCTTGAGCCCGACGATGTTGTTGAATGCCGCCGGTATGCGGCCCGAACCCGCGGTGTCGGTGCCGAGCGCGAACGCCACCTGGCCGAGCGCCACGGCCAGCGCCGAGCCCGAGCTCGATCCGCCGCTGATGTAGCGTGTGTCGAAGGCGTTGCGGCAGGCGCCGTACGGCGAGCGCGTGCCGACCAAGCCGGTCGCGAACTGATCGAGATTGGTCTTGCCGATGACGATCGCACCGGCCGCTTCCAGGCGCTCGATGGCGTGCGCGTGGTGGCGGGCAAGGTAGACGAATTGCGGGCAGGCGGCGGTGGTCTCCATGCCGGCCACGTCGATGTTGTCCTTCACGGCGAACGGCATGCCGTAGAGCGGCGAACGCGCCGCTGCCTCCGAGCGCGCAAGCGCGCGGGCACGCGCCAAGGCCTGGTCGCGCGGGACGAGCGAGATCCATATGGGGTTGTCGCGCACGGCCTCGATCCGGTCATGGACCGCTTCGATCACGTCGGCCGGCGTGACGCCGTGCGCGTACGCCGCGCGCAGCGTGGGAATCGAAAGCGGACCGTCGTAGGCTGCCATGTCAGTATTGGAACGCATCTTGTATACTAGTTTGCATCCCAGATGTACGCAGGGACCATGCCAACTCGGGCAAGCACTTGATATGACGAAGAAGAGGAAATCGGGACGAACTTCCGCAGGTGCATCGACTGCGCACGCCGGCACCGTCACGGTGCAGAAAAGACGCCACCAGGAAACGCTACGCACTCCGATGAGGCGCGGCCGGCGCGCAAACGACGCGGCGCCGATGAGGAGCGCTCGGCGCAAAAACGGCGGGGCGCGCACGAAGGCCCCGAATCTCGCGCAGACAGCCTACGAGCGCATCAAGTCGGACATCTTCGAGTTCCTGCTGCCGCCCGGCGGACGCTTCTCCGAGAACGAGATCGCGGGCCGCATCGGGGTGAGCCGCACGCCGGTGCGCGAAGCGTTGTCGCGCCTTGCGCGCGACGGCTTCCTGGAGGTCTACGCCAAGAGCGGTTGGCGCGTGCGCCCGCTCGATTTCGAGCGCTTCGACCAGCTCTATGACGTGCGCGTGATCATGGAGCTCGCCGCCGTGCGCAAGCTATGCGCGGCTGCGCCCGTCGAGGCGCTGGAAGGGCTCAAGAAGATCTGGCTGGTCGGCGCGCGAGCCCGCCTGCAGGATGGTCACGAGGTCGCGCGGCTCGACGAGGAATTCCATGCCACGCTGGTTGCCGCGACCGGAAATGCCGAGCTCGCCCGCATCCATTGCGATGTCGCCGAGCGCATCCGCATCGTACGCCGGCTCGACTTCACCCAGGCAGAGCGCATCAGCCGCACCTACGACGAGCATGCGGCGCTGCTGCGCGCGGTGCTCACCGGCAAGGCGCAGCAAGCCGAGATGCTGATCGCCTCCCACATCGAAGCGAGCAAGCTCGAAGTGCGCAAGATCAGCCTGCACCGGCTGCACCTGGCGCAGCGCGAAGGCGCCATGCGGGCAGCCGGCGCGCGCGCCTGATCAGGGCCCCCGGAGCACCGCATCCACGGCGCGCCCCAGCTTGTCGGTCAGCTCGTCGAGCTGCGCTTCCGACACGATGTAGGGTGGCGCGATCAGCACATGATCGCCGCGCACGCCGTCGAGCGTGCCGCCCATGGGATAGCAGAGCAGCCCCAGCTTCATGGCCTCGGCCTTGATGCGTGCGTTGATCTTGAGCGCCGGGTCGAACGGCTCCCGGGTGGCGCGATCCTGCACGAATTCCACGCCCCAGAAAAAGCCCCGGCCGCGGATATCGCCGACGTGCGGGTGCGCCTCGAGCCGGCTGCGCAAACGCGCTTCGACTCCACCGCCGAGTGCGCGCACGCGCTCAACCAGTCCGCGCTCGACGAAGGCGCGTTGCACGGCGAGTGCCGCCGAACAGGCGAGCGCGTGACCGATGTAGGTGTGCCCGTGCTGGAAGAAACCCGAGCCGTTCTTGATCGCATCGTGAATGCGTCCTTGCACCAGCGTCGCGCCGATCGGCTGGTAACCCGCACCCAGGCCCTTGGCGATGCAGACGAGGTCCGGCACGATGCCTTCCTGCTCGCAGGCGTACAGCGTGCCGGTGCGGCCCATGCCGCACATGACCTCGTCGAGGATGAGCAGCACGCCGTGGCGGTCGCACACTTCGCGCATCAGGCGAAAGTAATCCGGCACGGCGGGCACGGCGCCGAGCGTCGCACCCACGACCGTTTCGGCAACGAAGGCGATCACGTTCTCCGGCCCGAGCCGCTCGATCTCCT includes:
- a CDS encoding ABC transporter permease subunit: MRASTLAAAVVAAAATPGWRATWRHVRYVATENPVTLGAFVLFLGFVVLALFGPWIAPYDPLASNTQSALQPPSRSHWFGTDALGRDILSRIAVATRLDFGIAVSAVAASFALGSLLGCIAGFHGGWADRLIGRLADTIMAFPLFVLAMGIVAALGNTVANIVLATAIINLPFYIRVARAEVNVRRNAGYVEAARLAGNSDAQVLALHVFPNVLPPMMVQISLNMGWAILNAAGLSFIGLGVRPPDAEWGVMVAEGATFIISGEWWVALFPGATLMLAVFCFNLLGDGLRDMMDPRGRT
- a CDS encoding ABC transporter permease subunit, translated to MTRLIGERLLGAIPNVIGVVIVTFVLTRALPGDPAAYFAGPAATQEAIEQIRVHLGLDKSLLHQFGLYLKELARGDLGTSLSTGQPVLQEIATRLPASLELTLCGLALALAVAVPLGILAATRPGSWLDHLCRMLATAGVSLPTFFTGLLLAYVFYFLLGIAPSPLGRIDVAFSPPPHLTGLYLIDSLLARDFELFGAAASQLLLPSITLGLFVMAPIMRMTRASMLGVLSSDFIRTARASGLSRAKVLYTYALRNALLPVVTTLGMVFSFLLGSNVLVEKVFAWPGIGSYVIEALVASDYAPVQGFVLTMALVYVALNLIIDLLYGVIDPRASLEG
- the atzF gene encoding allophanate hydrolase, yielding MRSNTDMAAYDGPLSIPTLRAAYAHGVTPADVIEAVHDRIEAVRDNPIWISLVPRDQALARARALARSEAAARSPLYGMPFAVKDNIDVAGMETTAACPQFVYLARHHAHAIERLEAAGAIVIGKTNLDQFATGLVGTRSPYGACRNAFDTRYISGGSSSGSALAVALGQVAFALGTDTAGSGRIPAAFNNIVGLKPTPGLVSTRGVVPACRSLDCVSIFALDCADALEVLDVVAGFDIEDPFSRRDLPTRHLAPGNAVAIPRRSQCQFWDDRDYAELYRAGIERCRALGMEVIEVDLAPFMEAQRMLYEGPWIAERAAAIAPFMDAHPEAVHGAIQITLGAAGAISATEAFSAFHRLATLRRETEWLWERACCLLLPAAPTIYRVDEIEQQPLELNTRLGYYSNFVNLLGLAAVNVPGGMRGDGLPFGLSLVGPACSERALAMLGSRLHAALAVPAGLGGNPLPAPLAEETGR
- a CDS encoding FCD domain-containing protein, producing the protein MRSARRKNGGARTKAPNLAQTAYERIKSDIFEFLLPPGGRFSENEIAGRIGVSRTPVREALSRLARDGFLEVYAKSGWRVRPLDFERFDQLYDVRVIMELAAVRKLCAAAPVEALEGLKKIWLVGARARLQDGHEVARLDEEFHATLVAATGNAELARIHCDVAERIRIVRRLDFTQAERISRTYDEHAALLRAVLTGKAQQAEMLIASHIEASKLEVRKISLHRLHLAQREGAMRAAGARA
- a CDS encoding aspartate aminotransferase family protein, which encodes MNHVFHRNATAAYPLAVRGEGAYLIDSAGKRYLDASSGAAVSCLGHDDPEIIAAIKAQLDRLPYAHTSFFTTEPMEALADELIARAPAGMERVYFVSGGSEAIEAALKLARQYFVETGQQSRRYLIGRRQSYHGNTLGALAVGGNMWRRQQFAPLLMEARHVSPCYEYRERARNETQEGYARRLAAELSQEIERLGPENVIAFVAETVVGATLGAVPAVPDYFRLMREVCDRHGVLLILDEVMCGMGRTGTLYACEQEGIVPDLVCIAKGLGAGYQPIGATLVQGRIHDAIKNGSGFFQHGHTYIGHALACSAALAVQRAFVERGLVERVRALGGGVEARLRSRLEAHPHVGDIRGRGFFWGVEFVQDRATREPFDPALKINARIKAEAMKLGLLCYPMGGTLDGVRGDHVLIAPPYIVSEAQLDELTDKLGRAVDAVLRGP